One Alligator mississippiensis isolate rAllMis1 chromosome 1, rAllMis1, whole genome shotgun sequence genomic window carries:
- the LOC109281815 gene encoding RNA-directed DNA polymerase from mobile element jockey, whose amino-acid sequence MKKAPRNVGPLQDKLGNLVVMPEEKADLFNKFFTSIFLCRDRDSPTVIQDGLEGNASRLKVEEDRVRVLLEGLDVFKSAGPDALYPRVLRELAGVIPGPLAWLYECSWCSGQVPDDWKIASVVPIFKKGRREDLGNYRPVSLTSILGKLFEKIIKEHICDGPASGMMLKGNQHGFIRGRSYQTNLIAFYDQVTKALDTGVTMDVVFLDFSKAFDTVDHPILIKKLGDCGINAYMVRWIVNWLKVCTQRVVVDGSYSTWGEVGSGVPQVLLLGPTLFNFFISDLDNGVKSNLFKFADDTKIWGEVGTLAGRERLQKDLNRLQGWANKNRMRFNTDKCRVLHLGSSNQQHTYKMGKLPS is encoded by the coding sequence atgaagaaggcaccgagaaatgtggggcccctgcaagataagctgggcaatctggtggtcatgccagaggagaaggcagacctctttaacaaattcttcacctccattttcttgtgcagggacagggactcccccaccgtgattcaagatggactcgaggggaatgcctcaagacttaaggttgaggaggaccgggttagagtgctactggaggggctggatgtgttcaaatcagcaggtccagatgctctctaccccagggtgttgagggagctagcaggggttattccagggcccttggcatggctttatgagtgctcatggtgctcgggccaggtgccagatgattggaagatagccagtgtggtccccatttttaagaaagggaggagggaggacctgggcaactataggcctgtcagtcttacctcaatcctggggaaactctttgagaagatcatcaaggagcacatctgtgatgggccggcatcggggatgatgctcaaaggcaaccagcatggtttcattaggggcaggtcatatcagaccaacctgatagccttttatgatcaggtcacaaaagcattggatacaggtgtcaccatggatgtagtctttctggacttcagcaaggcctttgacactgtcgaccaccccatcctcattaaaaaactaggtgactgtggcatcaatgcctacatggtcagatggattgtgaattggctgaaggtttgtactcagagggtggtggtggacgggtcatattcgacctggggggaggtgggcagcggagtcccccaggtcttgctccttgggcccacgctgttcaatttctttatcagcgatttggacaatggggtgaaaagcaacctgttcaaatttgctgatgataccaaaatatggggagaggtgggcacattagcagggagggaaagactgcagaaagacctgaataggttgcaagggtgggctaacaaaaacaggatgcgtttcaatacggacaagtgcagggtgctgcacttgggcagtagtaaccagcagcacacttataaaatggggaaactcccttcttga